In Cygnus atratus isolate AKBS03 ecotype Queensland, Australia chromosome 14, CAtr_DNAZoo_HiC_assembly, whole genome shotgun sequence, the DNA window GCTGCGCTCCCAGGGACCAAGtcctcccctccccggccccgtaacccccccagccccgctgccgccggGCTCGCCCCCGCATCCTGCCGCCCACGCCGGGCTCTCGGGGGCCGGCCGGTGCCGGCGGTTCCCTTCCCCGGGAGCCCACTGGGGACCGGGAGGCAGAGACAAAGGCGGTAAAATATCCGTGCGCAGCTCCAGCCGCTCCGAGCCCCGCCGATCCCCTTGACTAGATCGTTAGGGGATTATCCAGGACCTCATCACGGGGGGCCGGGGCGTCCGCCCCGTCCCGATACCGGGCGCCTGCGGACGGCGCCGGCGGAGCTACCGGAGAGCGGGGGGCAGCGAGGATCGTCCAGCGGCGGCACCGGGCCGGTaccggggaggggcgggggtCGCCCTGTGGGGGCCGGACGGGAAGCGGGGCTCGGTCCGCGGCCGGCGGAAAGTTTCTGCCGGTGTCCCCCCGCTGCGGGGGGAGCCCGGCGCCCGGTCCCCGGCGGGATCGCGGCCGAGGGCAGGAGGGGTCGGGGGCGGAGGCAGGCGGGGAccggggggagtgggggggtcTCTCCGTGCCTCCGCGCTGCTGGGCTCAGCTTTATCCGGGGCTGTAATCCCCCCTGCTCCGGTAATTAAAAACTCCGCATTACAAGGAAAACGGTGTGCGGGGAAATGTAATCAAGTCCGGAGGGGCTTAACCATCTGCTGAAGGTTAGGACCGGCACGGCGGGGGACGCAGCCGGGGGATTTGGCAGCCGCCGCGATCCGGGCTCCTCTTAATACACCGGGGGGACCAGCGCTGCATCCGCGGGGTAACACCGGCTCCAGGGGCGCGGGGGCAACGCTCGGTCCCGCCGCGGGCTCCCCCCGCCTTTAACGCGGCTCTGGGGCCGCGGCGGGGAAGGGGTTAAGCGGCGGACCGCGGCTCGGGCCGGCACTGCGGTGCCGAAACCCCGGGGGGAGGCCCCCCCGCCGTCCCCGAAACTCCTTGGAAGTGCAAAGGGAAGGACGAGCACGGCGGGTGGGCGCCGAAGCGGGTCTGCGGGGCCATGGGGGCCGGGGCAGGCTGCGGGCGGGGGCagcttttcctcccctccctcctcctcctcctcttcctcctggccGCGCCGCGCTCCGCGAGCGGGCAGCTGCGCTACGCCGTGCCCGAGGAGCAGGAGCACGGCGCCTTCGTGGCCAACCTCGGCGAGGACCTGCGGTTGGACGTGTCCACGCTGTCGGCGCGGCGGTTCCGCATCGTGGCCCGGGCCGGGGCCAGGCAGCACCTGGAGGTGAACCTGGAGAACGGGATCCTCTTCGTGAACGAGCGGATCGACCGGGAGGAGGTGTGCGAGGCGGGGGGCACCTGCCTGCTCCACCTGCAGCTGCTCGTCGAGAGCCCGCTGGAGCTGTACCGTGTGGAGGTGGAGGTGCTGGACATCAATGACCACGCGCCCACGTTCCCCTGGCAAGAGTACGTGTTGGAGGTGGCCGAGTCTGCCGTGCTTGGTGCCCGCTTCCCGCTTGAGAGCGCCCAGGATCCTGACGTGGGTACCAACTCGGTGCACACCTACCAGCTCAGCCCCAATGGCTTCTTCTCACTTGAGGTGCAGACACGCAGCGACGCCAGCAAGTTTGcggagctggtgctggagcgCACCCTGGACCGCGAGCAGCAACGCACGCACCGGGTGCTGCTCACTGCTCTCGATGGCGGCATCCCCAGGCGCTCAGGCACAGCCCACATCCTCATCACAGTGCTGGACGCTAATGACAATGTGCCTGCCTTCGATCAGCCCTCATACAGAGTGAGCCTGCCTGAGGATGCCCCTGCCGGCACCCTGGTCATCCAGCTGAATGCCACTGACCTGGATGAGGGTCCCAACGGGGAGATCGAGTACTCCTTCAGTGGGCATGCACCACCGCGCGTCCGGGAGCTCTTCCGTGTGGAGCCCCGCAGTGGGCAGGTGCTGCTGAAGGGCCCCCTGGACTATGAGCGGGCAAGCCTTCATGAGCTCTATGTGCAAGCCAAGGACCGCGGACCCTCGGCTGTGGCTGTGCACTGTCGGGTGCTTGTGCACCTCCTTGATGTGAATGACAACGCACCAGAGGTGACCCTCACCTCTGTGTCCACGCCTGTGCAGGAGGATGCCCCAACAGGCACCGTCATCGCGGTCATCAGTGTTCTGGACCGGGACTCTGGGGACAATGGGCGCGTGAGCTGCGAGATCAGCCCCAATGTGCCTTTCGAGCTCCGCTCCTCCTTCCGCAACTACTACACTCTGGTGACCACAGAGGCGTTGGACCGGGAGGTAGTGCCCGAGTATAATGTAAGCATCACAGCACGGGACATGggctcccctgccctgctgacCCGCAGCACCCTCACCATCCCAGTGTCCGATGTGAATGACAACGCCCCACgcttcctccagccctcctACAGTGTGTACGTGATGGAGAACAATGCGCCAGGAGCCTCCATCTGCTCCGTCAGTGCTTTGGACCCCGACTGCCAACAGAACGCCTATCTGTCCTACTCCATCGCTGATGGGCACATCCATGGCATGCCAGTGGGCACCTATGTGTCCATCAACTCGGACAGTGGGCACATGTATGCCCTGCGCTCCCTTGATTATGAGCAAATCCGCAGCTTCCAGATCCAGGTGCAAGCGCAGGATGCAGGCTTCCCCCCGCTCAGTGCCAACGTCACCGTTCACATCTTTGTGCTGGACCAGAACGACAACGCCCCTGTCATTGTGTCCCCCATGCCACGCAATGGCTCTGTGGCTACCGAGCTGGTGCCACGGTCAGCTGGGCCTGGCTACTTGGTGGGCACGGTGTCAGCAGTGGATGCAGATGCAGGGCTGAACTCCCGCCTCTCCTACCAGCTCCTCCAAGCCACCGACTTCACCCTCTTCAGCCTGGCGCCAGACACGGGCGAGCTGCGCACCCTCCGCTCCTTTCTGGAGCAGGACGCAGCCCGGCAGCGGCTGGTGGTGCAAGTGCGTGATGGGGGGCAGCCGGCGCTCTCAGCCACCATGTCCCTCCTGCTTTCTGTGGTGGAGACCATGCCACAGACTCTCTCTGACTTCAGCAACTTCAGTCTCCCCCCAGAggactcctcctcctccccactcACACTCTACCTCCTTGTCTCCCTGGGCTCCATCTCCTTCACCTTCCTCCTGGccatcctcatcctcacagCCATTCGGTGCCGCGGAGAGCAGCGCTCCTGACGACGTGATGGCTGCCACTGCTGTCCTAGGCCCAGGTCCTCCCCTGATAGCCTCAAGACATCCAACCTTACGGCACAGCCCACCACGAGCACAGCCGCCCACCTTGATGTCCCCGATGGTGGCCCCCCGGGCTACTGCTACAAGCTCTGCCTTGGTCCCGAGTCTGCCCAGAGCGACTTCATGTTCCTCAaaccctgcagcctgccccgCAACAACGAGAAAGGCCCCGGGAACCTGCCGGCTGCTGGGAAGCGATCCCAGCCCGGCCAGCAATTCCATGTCTCCAAGCAGGTAAGGCGGGCATGCTGGGCTCACAGAACTCCTCTcggacccccagccccatccctgagAGGTCTCATCCCTAAACCTGTGGGAGAAACCAGGCACTGATTTACCAAGAGAATAACTGGTACCTTTGATCGGTGCAGGAATTAGGATCAGGCTGTGGGAACCCTCCACTGAGCTTCCCCATGGGTGCAACCGCCAGGGGAAGCTGGGCTGGGGTGAGAGGAAatcccctccccaccaccttTAGCATGCGTGAGAGGCAATGGAGCTGCACTGGTGCCTGGGGGTGGGACAGTGGGAGTGGCATCTCCTTTGTGTCAGCAATTTGCCCTGGGACacctctctgcttcccccaTGCCAGGGCGGGGGCCACGGTGTCCCAGTGCAGGATCTGGGGCTGGTCCCAGTCCCACTGGCACTGATCGTGTCCCCATTCTGGCACCCAAGCCCTGGGCTGTGCCACTGGGTATGGAGTGGGCAGTTCGGGGAGGGATTCTGATGTCAACATTTGTTAGGTACTGAAATGAGGAATGTCTAATTTTCATGACGAAAGGCTCTTCCCAAAACACGATTACAAGGATGGAGAGCGATGAGGCATCTAATCCACTTATATCTGACTTAATAAAACAGCCCTTCCAAGGAGAGCACAGGACTCTGCCAACAGGCTCTCCCCGTGCGTCGCCTTGCACTGCTGGACTCACTTGTCTCATGTGTTAACAGGACTTTCCTCTGGTTGTTTTCAGCCCCCCAGGACATTGGGTATGCAGATGATTTCTGAACCTCTCATCCTTTGGTGCCTGAGACCCGGGTTAAGCTGTCGTCACACCTGCAGgaagggctttttaaaattaacagaaatagGAGAAgcccttctctctccccagcAGGACAGACCTTGGCAATTGAACTCCCACAGGTGGAGAGCAAGCGTCTCCATCTGTGACAACCCCAGTGCCTCAGGAGGGTGGAGAAGCCCGGGAGCGAGCAGACTGGAtcagctctgcctcagtttccctgtctATAAAATGGGAATGTGCTGCTTGCTTCCCCACAAGAAGAGGGCAGAGAAGAGACGAGGTCTTACCTCCCTGCTTACTGAAGGTTAAGAGCTGTTCCCAGTAACACACCTTCCCCCTCTGTGTTTTGCAGATCAAGCAGCCCAACACGGACTGGCTGCCCCCCAGCATGCAGCGACCTGCCCTGAAGAGGTACCAAACCCAGCGGGCATGGGTGGAAGGGGATGTGGGGACTGGGAGGTTCTCGTTGATGCAGCATTGAATTGGTCTCTTCCCTTTAGCTCCCAGAGCCTGGAGGACATGGGGGAAATCCGCAGAGCACTGCAGAAGGAGCACGAGAGGCTGTGCACGTTGGTGACCCCTGTCTCTGGTTAGTGGTGGGGGtctggggtggggaagggcagACCCACTTGGTGTCCCTGGGCAGAGATGCAGTGGCCCACACACATCCCTTTTCCTAGCAGTGTGCCCAGGGATACCCAGGCCCCCGGAAAGGAGGGAGGGTGGTGACACATGGCTGTAGGCTTGCACCCTGGGACAGACGTGACGGTCCCACTGAACAGTGGCTGTGCCCTCCCCCAAGCCAGTCACACCCACTCCTTTCTTCCAGAGTTTCAGAAGGCCTCAGCAGGTGCCAACAGCATCTGGgcaccccagcacagccccttgTACCCGGGGCACATCCCGGCCCTGGATTATCAGCACAACGTCTACATCCCTGGCACCCCCACTCTGCTTTCCAGCAAAGACGGGCCCCTTTTCCCAGGCCGGGAGAACAGAAACAGCTTCTCCACCTTTGgcaagaggaagaagatgacaACTTACTGCGACATGCCTGACAGCGTGGTCATCAACAACGACCTGAAGTAGTGACCAGTGCTGGGTCTGGATCACCTGCATTGTTTCAGCTGCTGGGTCcatctgcagcacacagctccaCCCGTGAACCACCTAGGAGTTTGCAGGGCTGCTGAGATGGTGGCTCACCAGGGTGTGGAGAAAGGAGCAAGAGACTGGGACAGGATAGGGCCGGGGCAGTGGGTGTGTTTCTCCCAtctccttctgcagagctgtcGGCAGCAGTTGCTGCTGGGGGTCTGGACGACCAGACTTCAGCAAATCTGCCTTGAGTTTTCCCATTCCTATCCATCTCTGTAAATGTTGTCACTTTGTGTTGTCTGGCTGTGTGGATGTATTGAGCTGCATGCCTGTATTTCTGCCCCAGGAGGCACGGACAATTTGCACAGACCAAGCTTGGTCCAGGCAAGCCTGGTGCTACGAACGAGGGCAGCAACCGCTGCTCTGCCCTGAGACCCAGAGGGATGCATTGCATGTCCAGAGCACAAGTTGGTGTCTGGCTTCTCCAGAAAGCGAGTGCAAGACCCAGCCATTACAGGGGCTTCCCTTCAAACCATGACCTGACACTAGCAGGGCTGGAGACCAGAAGTCCAGGACACAGCCAGGCCTCGCTCTGAGAACAGCATGGGATGGCCAGAAGAGCTGTTAGCAGCTGAGAGATGCACAAGGTGAGGCTCTGCTGGGTAACTCTCCAGCCCAAGGCAACACCATGTGAAAGGCAGAGTTTCCAGCCATTGGAGGGGCCCAGCACAGCAATGggtcctctcccctcctcctgccttcaCCTGCATCTCATTTTTCTGAGCACCTCAGACAACTGCCTTGGGGCCCCACCTGCACAGGACACACGCCTCCCACTGTTCCCTGCTCCTCTTCAAGGTCTTCTACCAGGCTGCCAGGTGCCCTCAGGGGCTGGAGTCCAGCCCCAGAACTGTCTCTCTCCCATCCTGCTCACCCCCCACCTGTCCACCCAGTCTGTCTGCCAGCGTTGCCAACCGCTCACCTGTCACCAACCCATCTGTGCAAAACATGACAGCTCTTTCTAGACCAAGTTTGTTTCACGGTGTCTGATTTGTAccaataaattgtattttaatagcTCACCCTGGCTCCTGGCTGTCCCTGAGCCCCAGCTGCACCCCATGCAGGGGTCATGGCCGAGCTGTCAGAGCAGGGCTCTCAGCTCCAGCACACGTGTGTGTCCCTCGGGCCTCCTTCACTGCTGGAGTGGCCCACGAGAGCTCATTTCATTCACTTCACCCAGAGGCTGGGGGCTTGAGGTCTCCTCCCTGTATTCAGGAACACTTTGGGGTCACGGCCAGGCATGGGTAGAGATGTATTAAAGGCAATGGAGATGCCCTGaactgctggggagaggggctgaATCTGGTAATGGCTTACTGTTATTATCGTGCATTGCTTTCTATGGCTCATTTGAGCTTTCCCTAGATGCTTGCCACCCACCAGCTTGCCGCAAGAGCAGCAGGAATGCAGGAAGAGATGTGTGTCTGGGGTAGGCACCGACTGGGAACAGGCAAGCTTGTATCTGCTGGGGGGCTCTTGGCTGGGTGTGGGAAGGAGCTCACCTTTGGATGAGGTCCTGAGAAGGTCACACTGTGGCTGTCCTCCTACCGCCTGCTTGCTCAGTGTTGGGCTTGGGGAGGCTGCAGTGTGGCTTTTGGGGTTAACCCAGAAAAGTCCTTGTCTGCAAGCAGGTAATGTGCTCTCTGGTGGTGGCGGGGGCGGGAAAGAACATGTAAAGGAGCCCTTGGGagtcagagctgcaggaggaccGGGCTTTGGACATGAAAGAGacatggctgctgctggtggcttcAGTCCCAGTTCACGTCTGCCTGTCTGTGAGCAGATTGAAGATTCCCTGTCTCAGTTAGAAGGTAGGGTGAAGGATTTGATGCTGCCAAGTGGATTCTGCAATGGCCTCTGCAGTTCGTTAAggataaaaaaagaacacaaaacagcTACTGCCTGAGACCCTGTACTGCATTAGCCTGTTTCACTGCTTCAAAAGACAAGAGAATTATGCAAAGTGatacaataaaattaataacagCCTCAAGAAGTAATAACAACATCAAATGGACTTGACTCCTTGCGGTAGCAGCAAGCATCTCCCTCTCCCAGATTAGCTCTGGTGATAGCTTCTCTGCCATTTTCAGGTGGTGCTGGCTGGGTGTTAGGAGAGTACCGCAGCCCCTCTGCAACTCATGCAACCAATTTACTTGGTGTGtgagccccacagcacccaggaTCTAAAAGAATGCATGGAGCCATTGCCTTGAATGGGAGTCACAGGTGTTGCTCCCCAAAGAGAGGTCTCAAAAGTTAGCACCTAAACCGTAGGCATTGGAAATGAACAGTTAGCACACCTGACCTTGGGAATTCATAGCCTTTGCCACCTCCCCAGGACTGTGTCACTCTCTAGAGCATTTCACTGGCATCTCTATTACCCCAAACAAAGTTCAATTGACCATCAGGAAGTtgcctccctctcctctccatgTCTCTGGGACATCCTCACCCAGGAGATGCCACAggtacacacatgcacacacacctgCGCCTCTTACTGATCCCTGGGTGGCACCACAGCTCCGGGCAGGTCTCCTCCAAACAGTGTTTGGGGGTTAGcacacccccagcccaggcccCAGCACCCCTCTTCCCTGAGCATCTCTTGCTGCTTTGTTGGAGGAAATCCTGCACTAACATACTTCAAATTCAATCTCTCTCCTGGATCAACATATCAATAAAAAGGACAATAAAAAGGCATTTGCTTTAGTGGAGGTAGCACTTAAACCTAACTACAGCTGCACTGCTATGCCTTCCTCAGAGGGCATGCTTGGTCAGAATGGTCGGTTTAATACATCTTCCTTTGATGATCTTCCATAGGGACAGGTCgtcattaaaaatgcaaggtCTTTGCCCTGCAACCAGTTATTTTTACAACTTTTCCTGTGCTTACTCTCCTGCACAGTTCATGAGCATTAGCTGATTTCTGCAGCCTGGTAATGCACTGGGCACAAGAGCTGCTTCGGAGACGTACTCAACGCTCTCTATACGCTCTACTCATacttcccagctctctcagagaTCCAGAGGCAAATCCGGCTTTCAGGGGCCTGCTTTGCTTCTACAACAGTGGGAAAGCTGCCATGTGGTGCAGTTggctgcaaaatgctgcagacCATGTTAAGCAGGCACATCGTGCTTCTGGGCAACAGCACAAACAGGACTTCTTTGTGCTCTTGCTATTCCTGAGTAGACTCTTTGGAAGGAAACATTACTTATATCTCTATAATGACTTAAAAGTGTATAGCAGAGAGATGAATCtagaggcagagagaaaagtgGTCAGAAAAGATGTGGAgaggctgctgctcagctctgcccagaTCTGCAGTGCACAGAGTCAAGCCACAAACAGTAAAGCCCCAGGAAGTCTTCATGGAGACCCAGCACTCGGCTGGGTCTGGTGGGGTAGAGCCAGGAGCGTGTGTGATCTCAGCTACCCAGAGGGATCCGTGTCAGCAGGATGGACCTACAGTCCCCGAGGACCAGGGGGATTGCATTGACCTTGGAGGGGTCTGGATCCAGCCAAAGTCCATGGCATTCAGTGGTTAATTCCAGACTCTGGTGATGCTatgccttcattttcttttcttctgttctgacCCGTAGAAGATGCAGAATGATCATTCTTTAATTTAGTCAAGAATGGGTCCAGGCCCTTcctgatttcttttcaaattgcCTCAGTGTCTTAAATATCTCCCTGGACTCATCCTTAAGAACAGCCTGCTGCTCTtggctgcacacacacacacacacacacacgcctgCCTCTTTTTGTTGGTAGAAATAAACATCCTCTAGCTCTTGTCATAATAATTTAGCCTCTGCCACACTGAAAAATCATCTGTATGATTGTCATGTGTTGattttctctgctcctttgcaccttttcttttttttctttccttttttttttcttctttttttttactgctctGAAAACATCAATTCCTGCCTCCTCCGCAGAGATCAGATGGAGAAACCGGCCTGGGCTAAGTGAGGCTTTTGCCTCCCCAGTTTCTGTATAATGTGTTTTCAATCTAAGTGGTGGAAATGTCACTGACTCTGTTTGCAGCGTTCACTCAAGTGGAATTAATGTTTCTTGTTAGTGATAATATGACTTAATCATCTTAATTATGGTGAGACAGAAGCAGACACCTTTGTGTATTGAATAACTTATGACATACTGGaccaaaaagcacaaaagaaggctttgaaaataaattaaatatgacCTCTAGTACAGTCTGCACTTCGACTAATGATTCATCTCCCATGCAATTCAATGATTTACAAATCTTACATTTGAATAAATGAtacatttttgcatgttttaaacaatagcagcaatttttatttcagcatttggaATTCAAAGTGTTTCTCCAATGCCAGGAAGCAGGGTAAACATGTTCATGTTAAACggattgaaaaataaaacatttgtgcAGTCAACCATCAGAAATACATCAAGAGGGTCTGGAGGCAATTGTGatgagatatttattttaattcattgcTAGGAATACCTACAAcaactggtgaaaaaaaatgcattggaaGAAATGAAGTGAGAGCAAAGATTCTCAGAAGGGTCTCTAGGGTCTTCACATCAAATCTGTTCATTCCAGTAATGTCTACAACAGAAATGTCATCAAATAGCTCCAGAAATGTCTTATCATACATTTTGCCcgcacagaaaataaatcctatttatacaaaggaaagagaagaagaaaaagtaaccATCAATCAAGAAAAACGTAATGAGTATTAGCAGGAATTCAGATAGGCCAAGTTGTAGAGAGTCTGTAACTGAAGGCTGCATGTGAAATAGGAGAGTGGGGTTTAAATAGCTATGTGAACCCAGAGAAAAGATGAGCTGTCTAAATTGGTTCTGTTCTGCTGCAATGAATCATTGGATGTCTGTATCCAAATTTTCCCCTAAAAAGCACTGGAGTTCACTGTGGTGCAAACAGTAAAGCAGATATCTCTAGGGGGATTTGTTTCAGCCCAAGTTTATCTGCAATTCAGAGGTTAGTTTAGACTCTAGCATCACAGAGacatttgaatttctttctgcaggtttcggggtgggggtgggggttgtTGCCCTAACTGCTAATTGGGTTAAGTTGAGTTAATGGTGTTAACAAAGCAAACTTTGCCATGAACTGGCCCCCTCTTGCTCCTGCAGTGCTCAGTGCTGTAGTGCCCCAGCAGGTTCAGGAGTGTCCCAGTTTGCAGCCTTCCTTCACCACAAGGATGCTCTGTTCCCTCCTGTTACTGAGGTATTTCCAGACAGGTCACTTGATGCAGTCGGGGCTGCACCATCGCTAGCCTGTCCCAGGCCACTGCTTTTGTTCTGTGCTCCCTGCACACCATTTCCACATCTTCTGCAGTTCCCTAGAAGCCTGTGACTTATCCGGTGGGACTATCCCACCTTTTTCTGAGCCCACATCAATTTATAATTTCATGAGTCCCCTCTTAATTCTCATGCCCattatttcttgctgttttagctaaaagaaaagttttgttttggtttgttttccaaaatttcaAGGACCTtaggatttatttcttttgtcaaAGAGatgttcttctttttcatcCAGTTTATTGCAGCTCTTGCTCTTCAGTTGTTCAGTCTGTATTGACTAAATCTCCAAATTTCCCCTGAGTGCAGATGGAACACCTCTACCCAGCTCACTTGAATACGCATACTTTCAGTCATCCAAACATGCAGAGTTTGATCTGGGGCTGAATCTCATCCCTAGGATCCCACTTGTCCCCAGTCTCTTCCTTGCTCTTCCTTTACCATCATTTATCAGAAGTGGAGATAAAGCCCTGTGTGTACAGCACCTGTCTGTCACCAACATTTTAGCAGACACCAGAGGAACAGATCTGCTATTTGCTTTGAGTCTCCCCTAGAAAACCAAACTTCAGGAATGCAGTCCTGGAATCAGTTGCTAAAGATAAAGTTTAGTTTTTCTGGTGCCAGGAGATGCAATGTTATACTCAGTTTGCTTTCCTAAAcatcctttcttccctttaattTCCCTCTGTAAAACACTCTGAGAGTTGCCCCAGTATCTAGAGCTCTTCAGCCAGCCCTGAATCCTTTTCCCACGTTCCCCAGGAGCTCTCTTGGCTGGTTATGCCACACGGAATGAGCCATTTGATGCCATCAGTGCCTGTCAGATGACATTCACTGTGACTGTCATGTTCCTTTGATGTCTGGACAGCCTTCAGCTTCATCCTCCCTTCACTGCTGGGTCCACACTCATCCTCACTTTCctgcctctcctttcttttggcTCAAGTTTTACATCTGCTGTTGTTTCCTAGTGAGGCTGGATCAAACCTgactctgctttgagcaggaggctgaCCTAAAGGCTGCCAGACATCCCTTTCAGCTTCAATAATCATGTGAATCCATGAAGGCTCCTGCAACCTGCTAAATCCCTGGTGAAACTGTGCCACTCACATGTCACTCCCCTACTGcaccccaccaccagcacccagaCAGGACAGACCCATCCTACCTGCTATGCTTGAGTCTGCTGACCATCTCCTGGGCAGCACGGTGCTGTCTGAACATCAACCTGAGGTGGGGTTCAGCTCCTTGTATGTATTCTGTGGTTTCACAACTTTCCTTCACCAGTTCTTACAGCCCAGGAGTGTCACCACTCATGATACTTGCTGGTGACCACAACAGAGGCTTGGAGAGGGAGGCTTTGCCTCGGCATGGTCTGATGACCCTCACCCTGAGCCACACCACAGggagctctgtgctgggcaTCACTGCTGACCAGCAAGATGCTTCCAATCTTGCAAGGGAGGAGCCAGAAATTCACTTTTGCTCCTCCTACCTTGGAAACAAGCAGGGGCAAGTTACAGGCTTTGTGTTAGCTCTGCATTCTttacaaagattaaaaataaattagaatctGGGATCAGAATTGCGGGGTGGGACAGTCTGGGAACATGATGGAGACCTTCATGTCTTCCCCCAAGGAAGAGGAAGCAGTGTCTGCTGCAGGAACGAGGAGGGAAGACCACTCTGAGAGCCACTTGTGAAAGGGTCGATTCTGCTGGCATGGAAACGTTTCTTTGCAAAAAGACCTCCCTGCGCAGATAGTAAATGGAAATGGAGTGAGAAATGAGCACAGCAAAGCATCACTAAagtttgctgctgcctgcaggtggAATTCAAGTTAAAAagattaaagcaaacaaacaacaaacaaacagacaaccTCCTTTCCACGTAGATTACATTGCTGGAGAAGCTCTGAGCCTTGCAAGGCATAAGAGTTGCCTGCTCTGAGGTTCCTTCCCTGGGGACTCTGCCTGGGATAGCTCCATCCATTTATCCCTGACTCCTGACATCTACATAACACACTCACAGAGAGAGTtattagtttaattttcttgtgaATTACAACTGGGGCACAGAGAATTAGAAAgggctttttttattattattattatcattactttttgttttccagttgaGAGATTGTAAATGAGGCTATTCATCCTGCTAGCATCAGTGGGGACCCAAACCCAAGCCTTTCTGGAGTAATTGGTTTCTGATGAGCAATCGCTTGTAAAACCAATAGCAAAAGCAGGaagcaaaatataaattctCCCTTTACATGCCGAGCTTTTCATTAGGATTGCGTGTCTGGCCTCTTTCTGGGATTCAGTGGAAAAGCCAAGAAATGGTAAACAAGGCAGCAGCCTAAGCCTGAGAAGGATCTTGTATTAGCAAAAAACTGGGAGAACAGCATTGTCCAGTGCCCCTGGGGACAGATAAACAGTCACAGAAACCCTCAAGCTCCATCTTTCCAAGCCAGAGAGAGCAAATCTCAGAAGTGTGTTTCCATGTGGGGCAGGCCTAG includes these proteins:
- the LOC118254511 gene encoding LOW QUALITY PROTEIN: protocadherin-10-like (The sequence of the model RefSeq protein was modified relative to this genomic sequence to represent the inferred CDS: substituted 1 base at 1 genomic stop codon), whose amino-acid sequence is MGAGAGCGRGQLFLPSLLLLLFLLAAPRSASGQLRYAVPEEQEHGAFVANLGEDLRLDVSTLSARRFRIVARAGARQHLEVNLENGILFVNERIDREEVCEAGGTCLLHLQLLVESPLELYRVEVEVLDINDHAPTFPWQEYVLEVAESAVLGARFPLESAQDPDVGTNSVHTYQLSPNGFFSLEVQTRSDASKFAELVLERTLDREQQRTHRVLLTALDGGIPRRSGTAHILITVLDANDNVPAFDQPSYRVSLPEDAPAGTLVIQLNATDLDEGPNGEIEYSFSGHAPPRVRELFRVEPRSGQVLLKGPLDYERASLHELYVQAKDRGPSAVAVHCRVLVHLLDVNDNAPEVTLTSVSTPVQEDAPTGTVIAVISVLDRDSGDNGRVSCEISPNVPFELRSSFRNYYTLVTTEALDREVVPEYNVSITARDMGSPALLTRSTLTIPVSDVNDNAPRFLQPSYSVYVMENNAPGASICSVSALDPDCQQNAYLSYSIADGHIHGMPVGTYVSINSDSGHMYALRSLDYEQIRSFQIQVQAQDAGFPPLSANVTVHIFVLDQNDNAPVIVSPMPRNGSVATELVPRSAGPGYLVGTVSAVDADAGLNSRLSYQLLQATDFTLFSLAPDTGELRTLRSFLEQDAARQRLVVQVRDGGQPALSATMSLLLSVVETMPQTLSDFSNFSLPPEDSSSSPLTLYLLVSLGSISFTFLLAILILTAIRCRGEQRSXRRDGCHCCPRPRSSPDSLKTSNLTAQPTTSTAAHLDVPDGGPPGYCYKLCLGPESAQSDFMFLKPCSLPRNNEKGPGNLPAAGKRSQPGQQFHVSKQIKQPNTDWLPPSMQRPALKSSQSLEDMGEIRRALQKEHERLCTLVTPVSEFQKASAGANSIWAPQHSPLYPGHIPALDYQHNVYIPGTPTLLSSKDGPLFPGRENRNSFSTFGKRKKMTTYCDMPDSVVINNDLK